The proteins below come from a single Nostoc sp. KVJ3 genomic window:
- the ribH gene encoding 6,7-dimethyl-8-ribityllumazine synthase, giving the protein MAVFEGTFTQTEPLRFAVVIGRFNDLVTGKLLEGCQDCLKRHGVDPNPQGNQVDYVWVPGSFEVPLVARQLALSHRYDAVICLGAVIRGQTPHFDYVSAEVSKGIAAASFQTGVPVIFGILTVDTMQQALERAGIKGNHGWDYALNALEMASLMRQLRSNLAEPYSRNSQSLPASLQSASIGNLTAESEELPK; this is encoded by the coding sequence ATGGCAGTTTTCGAGGGAACTTTTACCCAAACGGAGCCTTTGCGGTTTGCAGTGGTGATTGGTCGATTCAACGATCTTGTTACCGGAAAGCTGCTAGAGGGATGTCAAGATTGCTTGAAACGTCATGGTGTAGATCCTAACCCCCAAGGTAATCAGGTAGACTATGTTTGGGTTCCGGGAAGTTTTGAGGTACCTTTAGTAGCTCGCCAACTAGCACTTTCCCATCGTTATGATGCTGTAATTTGTCTAGGTGCAGTCATTCGCGGGCAAACCCCCCATTTTGATTATGTATCCGCTGAAGTTTCTAAAGGCATTGCCGCCGCTAGTTTTCAAACTGGAGTGCCAGTAATTTTTGGCATTTTGACAGTAGACACTATGCAGCAAGCCTTAGAACGAGCCGGCATCAAAGGTAATCATGGTTGGGATTATGCCCTGAATGCCCTAGAAATGGCAAGCCTCATGCGGCAATTGCGTTCTAACCTAGCAGAGCCATATTCTCGCAATAGCCAGTCTTTGCCAGCCTCGTTGCAAAGTGCCAGCATCGGCAATTTAACGGCGGAGTCAGAAGAACTGCCTAAATGA
- the psbZ gene encoding photosystem II reaction center protein PsbZ encodes MTIIFQFALIGLVLLSFVLVVGVPVAYATPQSWGESKKLLWVGSGVWVGLVFLVGLLNFFVV; translated from the coding sequence ATGACCATAATATTCCAATTTGCCTTGATAGGTCTAGTTCTGTTGTCCTTTGTCCTGGTTGTGGGTGTTCCAGTTGCTTACGCAACTCCCCAAAGTTGGGGTGAATCTAAAAAACTGCTCTGGGTTGGCTCTGGTGTCTGGGTTGGTTTGGTATTTTTAGTTGGTTTGTTAAACTTTTTTGTCGTGTAG
- a CDS encoding CBS domain-containing protein, with protein sequence MDLILCHTTADFDALGAAVGLTRLLPGSKIVLTGGSHPPVRDFLALHRDEYPLIERRSVNPEKIRSLTIVDTQQRDRLGKAAEWLDLPNLKEIIVYDHHLGQESDISATRSHISSVGATTTLIVEQLQQQQISLTPAEATVMALGIHVDTGSLTFDQSTPQDALALAWLMQQGASLSVISTYRDPGLSLQLQQLLTKALENLEYICLRGYTIAWITLKTDAFVPGLSSLASELVELTEIDAILLANEYPLSESDSRLTVIGRSQIPKTNLNLLFQLLGGGGHSQAASLNLRGVDSQAILKQLLDGLKAQIPHPPTARDLMSSPVRTILPETTIAEAQRILLRYGNSGLSVVDTQGQLVGIISRRDIDIALHHGFSHAPVKGYMTTNLKTITPDTTLPQIESLMVTYDIGRLPVLKNGELVGIVTRTDVLRELHQERDKDREGRETHRGKSNINLPQLQNKLAPQLWQLLTIASQEAEKRGWHLYLVGGAVRDLLLAEAAGSLMINDIDLVVDGFHKSADVGAGVELAKALQQLYPAARLEIHGAFQTAALLWHKDPELDSLWVDIATARTEFYPYPAANPEVEASSIRQDLYRRDFTMNAIALRLTSPRSGELLDFFGGLLDLQAKQIRVLHANSFIEDPTRIYRGVRFAVRFRFEIEPQTEEFIRYAINSGVYDRTSQQNSRTPALQTRLKTELKHILEAPYWKSALQLLDNLGALQCIHPTLKLDGSLLRQLRLLERCLRRFDAEQTLVHWQMRLEALIAYLAPEYRVKVAQNLQLQEDSIVRLKNLIQSFSQVMEYLPTLQRPSQVVQLLRQYDLPMLILIALQSRREIRHQIWKYLTVWANVQPLLNGNDLKKLGYKPGPRYRQILDDVFAATLDRVIKDRAEAEEFLTKHYSQ encoded by the coding sequence ATGGATTTAATTCTTTGCCACACAACAGCAGATTTTGACGCACTCGGAGCGGCAGTAGGGTTAACGCGCCTATTACCGGGAAGCAAGATTGTGCTGACTGGTGGTTCTCACCCTCCTGTGCGGGATTTTTTAGCATTGCATCGGGATGAATATCCGCTAATTGAACGCCGTTCGGTGAATCCTGAAAAAATTCGTTCTCTGACTATAGTGGATACGCAACAGCGCGATCGCTTGGGTAAAGCTGCTGAGTGGTTAGATTTACCCAATTTAAAAGAGATTATAGTTTATGACCATCACTTAGGACAAGAATCAGATATTTCCGCCACGCGATCGCATATTTCTTCTGTAGGAGCGACCACAACTTTAATTGTGGAGCAATTACAACAACAGCAAATTTCCCTGACTCCTGCCGAAGCTACAGTCATGGCTTTGGGTATTCATGTTGACACCGGCTCCTTGACCTTTGACCAATCCACCCCACAGGATGCCTTAGCTTTGGCTTGGTTGATGCAACAAGGTGCAAGTTTATCAGTAATTTCTACCTACCGAGATCCTGGTTTGTCTTTGCAATTGCAGCAACTATTAACTAAGGCACTGGAAAATTTAGAGTATATTTGCTTACGTGGATATACGATTGCCTGGATAACTTTAAAAACAGATGCTTTTGTGCCAGGGCTATCAAGTTTGGCTTCAGAACTCGTAGAATTAACCGAAATTGATGCCATCCTGCTGGCTAATGAGTATCCTTTGAGTGAAAGTGATTCACGCTTAACAGTAATTGGGCGATCGCAAATTCCCAAAACGAATCTTAACCTATTATTTCAACTTCTCGGAGGCGGGGGTCATTCCCAAGCCGCATCACTAAACCTCAGAGGAGTTGATTCACAAGCAATCTTAAAACAACTCCTTGACGGGTTAAAAGCGCAAATTCCCCATCCCCCCACCGCGAGGGATTTGATGTCCTCTCCTGTCCGCACAATTCTGCCTGAAACCACAATTGCCGAAGCACAGCGAATTTTGTTGCGCTATGGAAACTCTGGTTTATCTGTAGTCGATACTCAAGGGCAACTAGTAGGTATTATTTCGCGCCGGGATATTGATATTGCTCTACACCACGGATTTAGCCATGCGCCAGTCAAGGGTTACATGACCACTAATCTGAAAACAATTACACCAGATACAACATTGCCACAAATTGAGTCGCTGATGGTGACTTATGATATCGGACGTTTACCAGTATTGAAAAATGGGGAGTTAGTTGGTATCGTCACCCGTACTGATGTCTTGCGGGAATTACATCAAGAAAGGGATAAAGACAGAGAAGGAAGAGAGACACACAGGGGTAAAAGTAATATTAATCTCCCGCAATTGCAAAATAAACTTGCTCCTCAGTTATGGCAATTGCTCACCATAGCATCGCAAGAAGCAGAAAAACGGGGTTGGCATCTTTATCTTGTCGGGGGTGCGGTGCGGGATTTGCTGTTAGCTGAGGCAGCAGGTAGCTTGATGATTAACGATATTGACCTAGTAGTTGATGGCTTTCACAAATCAGCAGATGTTGGCGCTGGTGTGGAACTAGCAAAAGCACTCCAACAACTTTACCCTGCGGCTCGTTTAGAAATCCACGGGGCTTTTCAAACTGCTGCTTTGTTGTGGCATAAAGACCCAGAATTAGATTCTCTGTGGGTAGATATTGCCACCGCTAGAACAGAGTTTTATCCTTACCCGGCGGCGAATCCAGAGGTTGAGGCGAGTTCGATTCGTCAAGACTTGTATCGTCGGGATTTTACCATGAATGCGATCGCTTTGCGGCTCACCTCTCCCCGCTCTGGTGAATTACTCGATTTCTTTGGCGGTTTACTCGATTTACAAGCTAAACAAATTCGGGTTTTACACGCCAACAGCTTTATCGAAGATCCCACCCGCATTTATCGCGGTGTGCGTTTTGCCGTGCGCTTCAGATTTGAAATTGAACCGCAAACTGAAGAGTTTATCCGCTATGCCATCAACAGTGGCGTTTACGATCGCACTTCCCAACAAAATAGCAGAACTCCAGCCCTACAAACTAGACTGAAAACAGAATTAAAACATATCCTAGAAGCCCCTTACTGGAAATCGGCTTTGCAGCTACTCGATAACTTAGGAGCGTTGCAATGTATCCATCCTACCCTCAAACTAGATGGGTCACTCCTGCGGCAATTACGTTTGTTAGAACGTTGTTTGCGGCGATTTGATGCTGAACAAACCCTCGTTCACTGGCAAATGCGTCTAGAAGCATTAATCGCCTACCTAGCACCTGAATATCGGGTGAAAGTAGCACAAAATTTGCAATTACAAGAGGATAGCATTGTGAGGTTGAAAAACTTAATCCAAAGCTTTAGCCAAGTGATGGAATATTTACCCACTTTGCAACGTCCCAGTCAAGTAGTGCAGTTATTGCGACAGTATGACTTACCAATGCTAATTTTAATTGCTTTGCAAAGTCGGCGAGAGATTAGACATCAAATTTGGAAATATTTAACAGTTTGGGCGAATGTGCAGCCACTGTTGAATGGCAATGATTTAAAGAAACTTGGTTACAAACCAGGGCCACGGTATCGGCAAATATTAGATGATGTATTTGCTGCTACCTTGGATAGAGTGATTAAAGATAGGGCTGAGGCTGAAGAGTTTTTAACCAAGCATTATTCTCAGTAA
- a CDS encoding tetratricopeptide repeat protein, with protein MKYLFILWVLILSLVAPSAAMSDDKPLYIYAQARQPYTLISGLGAIQHPVSTANAQAQEFFNQGLNLIYAFNHDEAVRSFQYAAKLDPHLAIAYWGIALALGPNINLEIDPNRELAAYQAVQQALALSTQASTQERDYITALAKRYSQDPNADLYQLGVDYAKAMATLVKRYPDDLDAATLYAESLMDLHPWQHWTKDGKPRENTVEIVAILESVLKRNPNHPGANHYYIHAVEASPSPERALVSAKRLPNLAPSAGHLVHMPSHIYFRVGDYEEAMRANKKAIAQDDIYINKYQVQGTYPMMYYNHNIHFLMVASSMAGKYEDALQAADRLIANITAINPYIPMIEGFLGSKMLIQTRFSDWDAILKTPAPDAKLATTKALWHFARGMAMSGDKSRHAYATDKLENAASESRALRAAKQVISTEATIGFSPASRILDIASKVLDAKIAREKDDYESAIQLLEKAVAVEDTLDYVEPPDWYFPTRESLGAVLLAKGDYQEAEKVFRADLKKYPHNGRSLFGLQVSLQALGKYEAAQVVEAEFKTAWKGNVMPLL; from the coding sequence ATGAAGTACTTATTTATACTTTGGGTGCTTATACTCTCTTTAGTCGCTCCTAGTGCGGCGATGTCTGACGACAAGCCGCTTTACATCTATGCTCAAGCAAGACAGCCCTACACTTTAATATCTGGACTTGGCGCAATTCAGCATCCCGTTTCCACTGCTAATGCCCAAGCGCAAGAGTTTTTCAATCAGGGATTAAATTTAATTTATGCTTTCAATCATGATGAGGCGGTGCGTTCTTTTCAATATGCTGCCAAACTCGATCCCCATTTGGCGATCGCATATTGGGGTATTGCTCTGGCTCTCGGCCCCAATATTAACTTAGAAATCGATCCCAATCGAGAATTAGCTGCTTACCAAGCCGTACAACAAGCCTTAGCACTTTCTACCCAAGCATCTACCCAAGAACGAGACTATATTACAGCCTTAGCAAAACGTTACTCTCAAGATCCCAATGCAGATTTATATCAATTAGGGGTAGACTACGCAAAAGCAATGGCAACTCTAGTCAAGCGCTATCCAGATGATTTGGATGCAGCGACACTTTATGCTGAAAGCTTGATGGATTTGCATCCTTGGCAGCACTGGACTAAAGATGGCAAGCCAAGGGAAAATACAGTAGAAATTGTGGCTATTTTGGAATCTGTTCTCAAACGTAACCCGAATCATCCGGGAGCCAATCATTACTATATCCATGCAGTGGAAGCCTCGCCTTCCCCAGAACGGGCCCTTGTGAGTGCCAAACGACTCCCAAACCTAGCGCCATCGGCGGGACATTTGGTACACATGCCTTCTCATATTTATTTTCGTGTGGGAGATTATGAAGAGGCAATGCGGGCAAACAAAAAGGCGATCGCTCAAGATGATATTTACATCAACAAATATCAAGTCCAGGGCACTTACCCTATGATGTACTACAACCACAATATACATTTCCTCATGGTGGCCAGTAGTATGGCAGGAAAATATGAAGATGCTCTCCAAGCCGCCGATCGACTAATCGCAAATATTACTGCTATTAACCCATATATACCCATGATTGAGGGATTTCTTGGTAGCAAAATGCTAATTCAGACACGCTTTAGTGACTGGGATGCCATCTTAAAAACTCCTGCTCCCGATGCTAAATTGGCTACTACCAAAGCACTTTGGCATTTTGCTCGCGGTATGGCAATGTCTGGCGACAAGTCGCGTCATGCCTACGCCACAGACAAACTTGAAAATGCAGCAAGTGAAAGCCGTGCGTTACGGGCTGCTAAACAGGTAATTTCCACTGAAGCAACTATTGGATTCAGTCCTGCTAGTCGTATTTTAGACATCGCCTCAAAAGTTCTAGATGCCAAAATTGCTAGAGAAAAGGATGATTATGAATCTGCCATTCAATTGCTTGAAAAAGCAGTTGCAGTAGAAGATACCCTTGATTACGTGGAACCACCAGACTGGTACTTTCCCACGCGGGAATCTTTGGGTGCTGTGCTTTTAGCTAAAGGCGACTATCAAGAGGCCGAGAAAGTCTTTCGTGCCGATCTAAAAAAGTATCCTCATAATGGGCGTTCTTTATTTGGCTTACAGGTAAGTTTGCAAGCACTGGGCAAATATGAGGCGGCTCAAGTTGTAGAAGCCGAATTTAAAACAGCTTGGAAAGGTAATGTAATGCCACTCCTTTAA
- a CDS encoding CsbD family protein, translating into MSIEDRAKAFAKNIEGKVQEVVGEVTGNPNDKAEGKAKQAEAQVRHTAENIKDEVKKTLE; encoded by the coding sequence ATGAGTATCGAAGATAGAGCTAAAGCTTTTGCTAAAAACATTGAAGGAAAAGTACAAGAAGTGGTTGGCGAAGTAACTGGCAACCCTAACGATAAAGCTGAAGGTAAAGCTAAACAAGCTGAAGCCCAAGTTCGCCATACTGCTGAAAATATCAAAGATGAAGTAAAGAAGACTTTGGAATAG
- a CDS encoding hybrid sensor histidine kinase/response regulator produces the protein MSLTKTVKKDKILVVDDVLDNLLVLEAVLEDQDYEIKLVEDSKIALNMVEESPPDIILLDVMMPEIDGYEFTRRIRKNPALPFIPILLLTAHYESSVVEGLDAGADDFIRKPFDPDELHARVRSLLRLKHSIDERDQMANLRADFVSRFTHDLRIPLVASNRVLKLLLEGRFCEVSPQLQEIIDTMIGSNQDLLEMVNTLLEVYRHEAGCKTLKISPCNIEELVSEVSQELTPLAEEKGLAVNIDRDESVSTVMGDRIELRRVLTNIIGNAIKFTDNGSVYINCHLTPADVTINIQDTGPGISKQDQTILFERFRQGKHQRSGSGLGLYLSRCIIEAHQGTIDVTSEPGKGSTFTIRLPVASEN, from the coding sequence ATGTCTTTAACTAAAACTGTCAAAAAAGATAAAATTCTCGTTGTCGATGATGTTTTGGACAATCTGCTGGTCTTAGAAGCAGTCCTAGAAGATCAAGACTATGAGATTAAGTTGGTGGAAGATAGCAAAATTGCTCTGAATATGGTAGAGGAATCGCCACCAGACATAATTCTCTTAGATGTGATGATGCCAGAAATAGATGGCTATGAATTTACTCGACGTATCCGAAAGAATCCGGCATTGCCATTTATCCCCATTTTGCTGCTAACGGCTCACTATGAGTCTAGTGTTGTGGAAGGACTTGATGCTGGTGCAGATGACTTTATTCGTAAACCATTCGATCCTGATGAACTACATGCACGAGTGCGATCGCTCCTGCGCCTTAAGCATAGCATCGATGAACGAGATCAAATGGCTAACCTGCGGGCAGATTTTGTCTCACGTTTTACTCACGATTTACGTATACCGCTAGTAGCCTCCAACCGCGTCTTAAAATTATTGCTGGAAGGGAGGTTTTGCGAAGTTTCGCCACAATTGCAAGAAATAATTGATACCATGATTGGCAGTAATCAAGACCTGCTGGAAATGGTAAATACCTTGCTAGAAGTTTATCGGCATGAAGCGGGCTGTAAAACCTTAAAAATCTCTCCATGCAATATTGAAGAACTAGTTAGTGAAGTTTCTCAAGAATTAACTCCCTTAGCTGAAGAAAAAGGATTAGCTGTAAATATTGATCGAGATGAAAGTGTAAGCACCGTCATGGGCGATCGCATAGAACTGCGGCGAGTTTTAACAAATATTATCGGCAATGCTATCAAATTTACAGACAATGGTTCTGTATATATTAACTGCCATCTGACTCCAGCAGATGTGACTATTAATATCCAAGATACGGGGCCGGGAATTTCTAAGCAAGACCAGACAATATTATTCGAGCGATTTCGCCAAGGTAAACACCAACGTTCTGGTAGTGGTTTAGGACTATATCTATCTCGCTGTATTATCGAAGCACATCAAGGCACAATCGATGTAACATCTGAACCAGGGAAGGGTAGTACATTTACTATCCGTCTACCTGTAGCTAGTGAAAACTAA
- a CDS encoding response regulator, giving the protein MSEIKILVIEDHNLTRIGLRSALQTQPDFNIVGEAANATDGIKLLKTLKPDVATIDIGLPDMDGIELTRTFRQYQSENEDYTTKLLILTMQNSEQAVLAAFAAGADSYCMKDIETEKLVEAVETTYAGSSWIDPAIADLVLQQIRQDFSDSSKGASGKRVLIEGIDPDTEKSIVSYPLTHREMDVLELIVAGCDNAEIAKRLYLTVGTVKTHVRGILNKLCVADRTQAAVRALRAGLVP; this is encoded by the coding sequence ATGAGTGAAATCAAGATCCTAGTAATTGAAGATCACAACCTGACGAGAATCGGCTTACGGTCTGCCTTACAAACCCAGCCAGATTTTAACATTGTTGGTGAAGCAGCAAATGCAACTGATGGTATTAAGCTTCTGAAAACTCTCAAGCCTGATGTTGCTACTATTGACATCGGTTTGCCCGATATGGATGGGATTGAGCTAACACGTACATTTAGGCAATATCAATCAGAGAATGAAGATTACACAACAAAGCTGCTAATCTTAACGATGCAGAATAGCGAACAGGCAGTTTTAGCAGCATTTGCAGCGGGTGCAGATTCTTATTGCATGAAGGATATCGAAACGGAGAAACTAGTGGAAGCAGTGGAAACGACCTATGCAGGTAGCTCATGGATCGATCCGGCGATCGCAGACCTTGTACTACAACAAATACGTCAAGATTTCTCCGATAGCAGCAAAGGGGCATCTGGAAAAAGAGTCTTGATTGAAGGTATTGACCCAGATACCGAGAAAAGTATCGTCAGCTATCCTTTAACTCACCGAGAGATGGATGTTTTAGAGTTGATTGTCGCTGGATGTGACAATGCAGAAATTGCTAAAAGGCTCTATCTAACTGTAGGTACTGTAAAAACTCATGTTCGAGGTATTCTCAATAAACTTTGTGTTGCTGACCGGACACAGGCTGCTGTCCGGGCTTTGCGGGCTGGATTAGTACCGTAA
- a CDS encoding NAD(P)H-quinone oxidoreductase subunit 4, whose translation MIADQFPWLTAIVLLPLVASLLIPVLPDKDGKRVRWYALGVGIADFALMCYAFWKHYDASSASFQMVENYAWIPQLGFNWAVSVDGLSAPLVLLAGFVTTLSIFSAWQVDHRPRFFYFLMLVLYSAQVGVFVAKDLLLFFIMWEVELIPVYLLVCIWGGQRRRYAATKFLLYTAAASIFILVAALAMGLSGGGEMTFDITALANKEYPLGLQLLLYAGLLIAFGVKLAVFPMHTWLPDAHGEASSPVSMILAGVLLKMGGYGLIRLNLELLPDAHIYFAPVLAILGVVNIIYGALNSFAQTNMKRRLAYSSISHMGFVLLGIASFTDLGINGAMLQMISHGLIASVLFFLAGVTYDRTHTMVMKDMGGIGQAMPKVFALFTIGAMASLALPGMSGFAGELSVFVGMTSSDVYSSTFCTVTVFLAAVGVILTPIYLLSMLREVFFGQGAALICDINNAGSENQEDEGTVCFGTDCLVPEDAVYDDARPREVFIAACFLLMIIGIGFYPKMAMQMYDVKTVAVNANLRQSYAIVSQTNPQIYANRLLVPQISEVDVAPILGTLK comes from the coding sequence ATGATAGCGGATCAATTTCCCTGGCTTACCGCGATTGTCTTACTGCCACTCGTTGCTTCCCTGCTCATCCCTGTGCTGCCTGATAAAGATGGCAAGCGCGTGCGGTGGTATGCATTAGGTGTCGGTATCGCAGATTTTGCCTTGATGTGCTACGCCTTTTGGAAACATTACGATGCCAGCAGCGCTAGTTTTCAAATGGTGGAAAATTATGCCTGGATACCTCAGTTAGGTTTTAACTGGGCCGTATCAGTTGATGGACTTTCAGCGCCACTTGTACTTCTAGCCGGATTTGTCACCACACTCTCGATTTTTTCAGCTTGGCAAGTTGACCACCGCCCCCGCTTCTTCTATTTTTTGATGCTGGTGCTGTATTCTGCACAAGTAGGAGTCTTCGTTGCCAAAGACTTGCTGCTATTTTTCATTATGTGGGAAGTAGAACTGATTCCTGTCTATTTACTAGTTTGCATTTGGGGTGGACAAAGGCGGCGTTATGCGGCTACAAAATTTTTGTTGTATACCGCAGCGGCTTCTATATTTATTTTAGTGGCAGCCTTGGCAATGGGGTTATCCGGTGGCGGTGAGATGACATTTGATATAACTGCCCTTGCGAATAAGGAATATCCCCTTGGTCTACAACTGCTACTTTATGCAGGGTTGCTGATTGCATTTGGTGTCAAGCTTGCTGTTTTCCCGATGCATACTTGGTTGCCTGATGCCCACGGCGAAGCATCCTCACCTGTATCGATGATTTTGGCTGGTGTGTTATTGAAGATGGGCGGATATGGACTAATTCGCCTGAATCTTGAACTACTCCCCGATGCACACATTTACTTTGCACCAGTTCTAGCCATTTTGGGTGTTGTCAACATTATCTATGGTGCATTAAACTCCTTTGCTCAAACCAATATGAAGCGGCGTTTGGCTTATTCGTCGATTTCCCACATGGGGTTTGTACTACTTGGTATTGCCTCGTTCACTGATTTGGGAATCAACGGTGCGATGTTGCAAATGATTTCACATGGTTTGATTGCATCGGTGCTGTTCTTCTTAGCTGGCGTTACTTACGATCGCACCCATACAATGGTAATGAAAGATATGGGCGGTATTGGTCAAGCCATGCCCAAAGTCTTTGCCCTATTTACAATCGGAGCAATGGCATCTTTAGCGCTTCCCGGTATGAGTGGCTTTGCTGGCGAACTATCAGTATTCGTTGGGATGACAAGCAGCGACGTTTATAGTTCAACTTTCTGCACCGTCACGGTTTTTCTCGCCGCCGTTGGAGTCATCCTCACACCTATCTATCTACTTTCCATGCTGCGAGAGGTATTTTTTGGTCAGGGGGCAGCACTCATCTGCGATATTAATAATGCAGGTTCAGAAAATCAAGAAGATGAGGGAACAGTTTGTTTTGGTACAGACTGCCTTGTGCCAGAAGATGCAGTATACGACGATGCTAGACCGCGCGAAGTGTTTATTGCTGCCTGTTTTCTGCTGATGATTATTGGTATTGGCTTCTATCCCAAGATGGCCATGCAGATGTACGACGTGAAGACTGTCGCAGTAAATGCGAATCTTCGCCAGTCTTATGCCATAGTCTCGCAAACAAATCCCCAAATTTATGCTAATCGATTATTGGTTCCGCAAATTTCAGAGGTTGATGTAGCACCTATTTTAGGAACCTTGAAGTAA
- a CDS encoding nicotinate phosphoribosyltransferase gives MAISKILADITRYISEAAMRIFGPNDDAYPVIGVQPFTGEPYDKNTDDT, from the coding sequence ATGGCTATTTCCAAAATCCTTGCTGATATAACCAGGTATATTTCTGAAGCTGCAATGCGGATTTTTGGCCCTAATGATGATGCTTATCCTGTTATTGGGGTACAACCTTTTACAGGTGAGCCTTACGATAAAAATACAGATGATACCTAG